The genomic segment GTCGGACTCACTCCCAGGACAAGGAATCAGGGACATGGGCTGGCGGTGGTGGGCCAGGAGAAATGAGGACGGAGACGGGTGAGACGAACGACAGCAGAAGAGGAGGAACAGTTCATCGAGAGAGGGCGGGCACGGGGACGCGGGCGGACATGGGACGGGCAACGAGAGGCGGCAACGATCAGGGACAGTCGGCAGCGGTGGCAAGACGGCGAGCGCGGAGTGGCCGGCGGCGTTGTTGTAGTGGTAGAGCACGGCGGGCACGGTTCAGAGGCGATCAAGGCATTGGCCTATGTGAGCTAGGTTGATAGCGAGATAGCTAGCGTGCTAGCTCGGTAGCTAGCTGAGACGTCCGTTGCGACCTCGCGTGCGAGGCGGATCTCGTCGTCGATGCAGATCCGGCGGCCGCGGTATTCGCGGATCTCGTGCGCGTAGCGGTTCTCGAGCATCTCGATGCTGTGGCCCATTCGCGACGCGATCTCGCGCGAGTCGAGTCGGCCTTCCTTGATGAGCAGCGACGCGTGCAGGTGGCGGAGCTTGTTCGGTGCGGCATCCACCCAGCCGGCAGCCAGCGCGACGCGGCGAAACGTCCGCCGGCCCCAGCGCTTGGCCTCGTCGTCGCTCCAGTGCCGCCGTCGGCCGTTCGGCACGATCGGATCGCCCGGCTCAGCGAACGGCGTCAGCGCCCGCCACTCGGCAAGGTCGCCGGCCAGGGCGCTCCACAGATCGATGCTGCGATCCCTGCCGGTCTTGGTCCGCCCGCGCAGGGAGCCGTCGACGTCGGTGCTGTCTCGCACGACGAGGCTGGCTTCGCGGATGTCGCGCCAGCGCAGCGCGCGCCACTCCCCCGGTCGCAGGCCGGCCAGGTAGCCCAGCGAGATCGCGATCGCCGTCAGCGGCGAGCCCTCCCGGTCGAGGGCGATGAACCGCATCCGCTCGACCGTGGCGATGTCGACCACCTCAACTTGCCGCGTGCTACCGACCCTCGGCTTGCGGATCTGCGGCACCGGGTTGATCTCGACAATGTCGAGCTCCAGGGCGTGCGCGAACAGGGCTCCGAGCGTCTGCAGCGCCTTGCGCACCGTCTGCGGTCCGAGGCCGTCGGCGAGCATGTCGCCCCGCAGCGCCTTGATGTGCCGTGGGCGGACATCGATTGCCAGCTCGGCGCCCACGCGGTCGGCCAGATGCCGTCGCCAGACCCCGCCGTAGTTGTTCTGGGTCCGCAGGGCGAGCTCGGGCACGACGTGCTCGCGCATCCACAGCTCGTAGCAGTCGGCCACCGTCATGCTGCGCCGGCCCGAAGGGCCGTCGGCGATCAGCGCCGCGCGGCGATCCAGCTCATCGCGGAAGGCGACCGCCGCCTCCAGCGCGTCGAACGCCCGCGAGAGCCGTCGGCCGTCAGGTCCTGCCCACCGCACGCGGTAGCTCTCAAGCACCGTG from the Baekduia soli genome contains:
- a CDS encoding tyrosine-type recombinase/integrase — encoded protein: MSAVAPDLRSIERRRHRRTDGTVLESYRVRWAGPDGRRLSRAFDALEAAVAFRDELDRRAALIADGPSGRRSMTVADCYELWMREHVVPELALRTQNNYGGVWRRHLADRVGAELAIDVRPRHIKALRGDMLADGLGPQTVRKALQTLGALFAHALELDIVEINPVPQIRKPRVGSTRQVEVVDIATVERMRFIALDREGSPLTAIAISLGYLAGLRPGEWRALRWRDIREASLVVRDSTDVDGSLRGRTKTGRDRSIDLWSALAGDLAEWRALTPFAEPGDPIVPNGRRRHWSDDEAKRWGRRTFRRVALAAGWVDAAPNKLRHLHASLLIKEGRLDSREIASRMGHSIEMLENRYAHEIREYRGRRICIDDEIRLAREVATDVSASYRASTLAISLST